One Chanodichthys erythropterus isolate Z2021 chromosome 10, ASM2448905v1, whole genome shotgun sequence DNA segment encodes these proteins:
- the tbc1d10ab gene encoding TBC1 domain family member 10A — MAKLQSGNGVQWKDNKSQRGTVENLAEHESSSLGSNTELNGFANTDIQTDRYGFIGGAQQSAGENDDIPPDVLRQREAKWLDMLNNWDKWMAKKHKKVKVRCQKGIPPSLRGRAWLYLSGGKVKKEQNQSKFQELDSQPGDAKWLDVIEKDLHRQFPFHEMFVARGGHGQQDLFRVLKAYTLHRPEEGYCQAQAPIAAVLLMHMPAEDAFWVLVQICEKYLPGYYSAGLEAIQLDGEILFALLKRVSPVAHRHLKKHKIDPILYMTEWFMCAFSRTLPWASVLRVWDMFFCEGVKIIFRVGLVLLKCMLGSQEKLKACQGQYETMELLRSIEPRYMHETFLVQEVIELPVSERDIEKEHLSQLRRWKETHGELHCKSPPRMHGAKAIMAAEPPSRQDLKQNPTIIVEVPQSTESQAEKGKKVKKSKTEKKKDTNNTSPPLNPYPLPSDPTLQSDNLSQHLQKDAPLQSSSQSLSSAEHDTYL; from the exons ATGGCTAAGCTTCAGTCGGGTAACGGAGTGCAGTGGAAGGACAACAAGAGTCAGCGGGGCACGGTGGAGAATCTGGCCGAGCACGAGAGCTCTTCTCTGGGCTCAAACACTGAGCTCAACGGCTTCGCCAACACCGATATCCAGACCGACAGATATGGATTCATAGGAGGAGCTCAACAGAGCGCAGGAGAAAA TGATGATATTCCTCCAGACGTGCTCCGGCAGAGAGAAGCCAAATGGCTGGATATGCTCAACAATTGGGACAAGTGGATGGCCAAAAAACACAAGAAG GTGAAGGTGCGTTGTCAGAAGGGCATCCCTCCATCACTCAGAGGTCGTGCGTGGCTTTATCTTTCTGGAGGCAAAGTGAAGAAAGAGCAGAATCAGAGCAAATTTCAG GAGTTGGACAGTCAACCTGGAGATGCTAAATGGCTGGACGTAATAGAGAAAGACCTCCACAGACAGTTTCCATTCCACGAGATGTTCGTAGCTCGAGGCGGCCACGG GCAGCAGGATCTATTCCGGGTGTTGAAGGCGTACACACTGCACAGACCGGAGGAGGGTTACTGTCAGGCTCAGGCCCCTATAGCTGCAGTGCTGCTCATGCACATGCCTGCTGAG GATGCTTTCTGGGTTCTGGTCCAGATCTGTGAGAAGTATTTGCCCGGATACTACAGTGCAGGCCTG GAGGCCATCCAGTTAGACGGCGAGATCCTGTTCGCTCTGCTCAAGCGCGTGTCCCCGGTGGCCCACCGGCATCTGAAGAAACACAAGATTGACCCTATCCTCTACATGACAGAGTGGTTCATGTGTGCCTTCTCTAGAACGCTGCCCTGGGCCTCTGTGCTGCGCGTGTGGGACATGTTCTTCTGTGAGG GAGTGAAGATCATCTTCCGTGTGGGTTTGGTGCTGCTGAAGTGCATGCTGGGATCTCAAGAGAAACTGAAGGCGTGTCAGGGCCAGTATGAGACAATGGAGCTGCTCCGATCTATTGAGCCACGATACATGCATGAGACTTTCCTAGTACAAGAG GTCATTGAATTGCCCGTGTCTGAGCGAGACATAGAGAAGGAGCACCTCTCTCAGCTTCGGCGATGGAAGGAGACTCACGGAGAGCTGCACTGTAAATCCCCTCCCAGAATGCACGGCGCCAAAGCCATCATGGCCGCTGAGCCGCCCAGTCGCCAAGACCTCAAACAAAACCCCACAATCATTGTCGAAGTACCACAGTCCACCGAGAGCCAGGCGGAGAAAGGGAAGAAAGTCAAGAAGAGCAAAACAGAGAAGAAAAAAGACACTAATAACACCTCGCCTCCCCTTAATCCGTACCCGTTACCCAGTGACCCAACATTACAGAGCGACAACCTGTCGCAGCACCTGCAAAAAGACGCGCCCCTGCAGAGCTCCAGTCAGAGTCTTAGTAGCGCAGAGCACGACACCTACCTGTAA